The Calderihabitans maritimus sequence GAAGCTGCTATAACCTATATTATATGCCGCCCTACGGACATTCCTACGTATGTGGATTATGGAGCGGCGGACCTGGGAATAGTGGGCAAGGATACCATCGAGGAAGCCAATGTTAACGTTTTTGAACTGGTAGATTTAAAGTTTGGTTACTGTAAATTTGTAGTGGCGGTTCCCGCCAGCCGGCTGGAAAGGGA is a genomic window containing:
- the hisG gene encoding ATP phosphoribosyltransferase; this translates as MNLEKLTIALPKGKLGADAVDLIRRAGLPWEGLQTDARKLIFEYPEAAITYIICRPTDIPTYVDYGAADLGIVGKDTIEEANVNVFELVDLKFGYCKFVVAVPASRLER